One Bacillota bacterium genomic window, AGGGAGGCGGCGATCTTGAAGGCCATCTCCGACGAGTCGACGGGGTGGTAGGAGCCGTCGTCGAGGGTGACGCGGACGTGGGTGACCGGGTAGCCGGCCAGCACCCCCTCCGCCATGGTCTCGCGGACGCCCTTCTCCACCGCGGGGATGTACTGGCGGGGGACCGCGCCGCCGAAGATCTTGTCGACGAAGTCGAACTCGGCCTCGGGAAGCGGGTCGATCTGGAGGAAGACGTGCCCGTACTGCCCGTGGCCGCCCGTCTGTTTCTTGTGCTTCCCCTCGGCGCGGGCGTGCTTCCGGATGGTCTCGCGGAAGGCGACCCTGGGCTCGACCAGCTCCACCTCCACCTGGAACTTCCGCCGGAGCCGGTCGCGGAGCACCTCCAGGTGGACGTCGCCCATGCCGGAGACCAGCACCTGGTGCGTCTCGTGGTTCCGTTCCACCCGGAGCGACGGGTCTTCCTCGAGGAGACGGGCCAGTCCGGCGCTCACCTTGTCCTCGTCGCCGCGGGCCTTGGGTTGGACGGCCATGGTGTAGACCGGCTCGGGGACCGGGAGGGGCGGCACCTGGAGCCGCGCCTCCGGCGTCGTCAGCGTGTCGCCGGTCTGGGTGACCGCCAGCTTGGCCAGCGCCACGATGCTCCCTGCCGTCGCCGACGCCACCGCCTGCTGCTCCTTGCCCTTCAGGACGAAGATCTGCGCCACCCGCTCCGCCGCCTCCCGGTTGACGTTCCAGACCTGGGAGTCGGCCCGCAGGGTGCCCTGGAAGATGCGCAGGACGGAGAGGCGGCCCACGTACGGGTCGGTCTGGGTCTTGATCACCTGGGCGCAGAGGGGCGCCCCGGGATCCCCGCTCAGCTCCGCCGTCGCACCGCCGGGCCCGGAGACGGCCAGCGCCCGGCTGCGCGCCGCCGGCTCCGGCGCCAGGCGGAGGATCTGCTCCAGCGCTTCCTCCACGCCCAGATCGGAGGTGGCGGAGAGGGCGAAGGCCGGCACGAGGTCGCCCGCCCGGACGGCGGCGACGAGACCCCGCTCCAGCTCCTCGGGGCTGAGCTCGCCCGCCTCGAGATAGCGCTCCAGCATCGCCTCGTCCTGCTCGGCGGCCAGCTCGAACAGCTGCTGCCGGTACCCGGCCGCCTGCTCGAGGAGCTCAGGGGGAGCCTCGATCTCCACGCGCCTGCCGCCGGCGCGGCCCCAGGCCTGGCCGCTGAGGACGTCCAGGACGCCGCGGAAGCCCGATTCGGCTCCCACAGGAAGGGTAAGGGGCACCAGGCGGGAGCCCGCCAGGGATCGGAGCGGCTCCAGCGCCCCGTCGAAGTGGGCTCGCTCGCGGTCCATCTTGTTGACCAGGACGAAGCGCGCCAGACCGGCCTCGCCCGCGCGGTCCCAGGCCTGCACGCCGCCCACCTGGGGGCCGGCGGAGGCGTCCACCACCAGGGCGGCGGCGTCGGCGCCGCGGAGGGCCGCCAGCGACTCGGCGGCGAAGTCGAAGTATCCGGGCGCGTCCAGGAGCGTGAGTGGCTGGTCGTGCCAGCGCAGGGTGGCGAAACCGGTGAAGAGCGAGATCTTCCGCTGGACTTCCTCCGGCTCGAAGTCCAGGGTGGCGTTGCCGTCCTCCACGCGCCCCCGCCGGCCCACCGCCCCTGCCAGCGCCAGAACGGACTCCGCCAGGGTGGTCTTGCCGGAACCGGAGTGGCCGACGAGGGCCAGGTTGCAAGGCACCGATCTGGTCATGGCTCAGCCCCCTCTGGATCGGAGGCCGAGCCCCCGGGGATCCGGGACGCCGCCCTCTCGGCTCCGACCCCGACTGCTGCTGAGTCGGTTCGGCCCCGGCACCCTGTTCCCTGCCGCCGGTCCCCTCGCAACTTCTGGCGGGAGGGCTTACGTCTTCTCCGCCAGCGCCCGCTCGGGCCGGTAGCCGGCGATCCCCCAGGTGAAGCTCTGCTTGAAAATCCTCAGCTCCAGCGAGGTGGCGGTGTCCACGATGCCATCGATGGCGGCCAGATCCTCGATCAGGAAGCGCGACAGCTCCTCGTTGGAGGCGAAGTAGGCCTCGACCAGGATGTCGAAGTCGCCCGTGGCGGCGGCCACGTACCGGACCCTGGGCATGGCGCAGAGCGCCTTGACCACGTCCTCGTGGCGGTGGGTCTCGACGTTGATCCCGATCAGGGCCGGGGTGCGGAAACCGATCTGGAAGGGGTCGGAGACCGCGGCGATGTGGATGATCCCTTCCTGGACCAGGCGCTGGAACTTCCGGCGGATGGTCCCCTCGGTGACGCCGATCCGCTTGGCCAGATCGACGAAGGACATGCGGCCGTCCTCCTGCAGGAAGAGAATCATCTCACGCTCGGTCCGGTCCAGCTCCACCATCGCTTTCGGCCTCCTCGGGCGGCCTGCGGCCGGAGGCCGCGCCCCTCCACGCTTGCGGCCACCCCGCGCCCGCCGCCGGTCTACGCTTTTCGCCTCAGTATTCTACCCGTCTTCCGGATTCCGCACGATACCCAGCACGGGCCGCAGCGGCGGCACCGGCTCCTCCGCCACCCGGACGCCGGCAGCCACGTGGCGCACGGCGTCCCGCGCGGCTTCCTCGTCGCGGGCGAGGAAGCGGACGAGCGGCTGCCCCTTCTCCACCCGCTGCCCGACCTTGGCCAGCACCACGGCGCCGACGCCATGGTCGACCGGATCGCCCTCGCGCCTCCGGCCGGCTCCCAGCGACATGACCGCCTCGCCCACGCGGCGGGCGTCCAGCCGCTCCAGCCAGCCGGAGGCGGGAGCCGCCAGCTCGGCCTCGACCGGCGCCAGCGGCAGGCGCTCCGGCTCCTCCACCACGCGCGGATCGCCGCCCTGCGCCTCGACCATGCGCGCCAATCGCTCCAGGCCGGCGCCCCGCGACCAGGTCTGGCGCACCTGGGCCAGCGCCGCCTCCTGGTCCGGCGCCCTGCCGGAGAGCAGGAGCGCCTCCGCCGCCAGCGCCTCGGTGCAGGCGCGCAGGTCCGGTTCGGCCCGCCCGGCCAACGCCTCGACGGCCTCACGCACCTCCAGGGCGTTGCCCACCGTCCGGCCCAGCGGCTGCTCCATCTGGGTCAGCACGCCGTGGACGGTCAGGCCCAGCTCCCGCCCCGTGGCCACCAGGCTCCGCGCCAGGCGGAGCGCCTCTTCCTCCCGGCTCATGAAGGCGCCGGAGCCCACCTTGACATCGATCACCACCGCGTCCGCACCGCCCGCCAGCTTCTTGGAGAGGATGCTGGCGGTGATCAGGGGGATGGAGTCGACGGTGGCGGTCACGTCGCGAAGGGCGTACATGCGGGCGTCGGCGGGCGCCAGCCGGGCGGAGTGGCCGGCGACCACCAGGCCGATGCGGCGGGCCTGCGCCAGCGCCTCCTCCGCCTCGAGGCGGGTGCGGAAGCCCGGGATGGACTCCAGCTTGTCCAGGGTACCGCCGGTGTGGCCGAGGCCGTGGCCGGAGAGCTTGACCACCGGCAGGCCCAGCGCCGCCAGGAGGGGAATGGCCACCAGCGTCACCTTGTCGCCCACGCCGCCGGTGCTGTGCTTGTCCACGTGCGGCCCGGGGAGGGAGCCGAGATCGAGGCGCTCGCCCGTGGCCGCCATCGCCTGCGTCAGCGCCGCGGTCTCCGCCGGACTCATCCCCCGCCAGAGCACCGCCATCATCCAGGCAGCCATCTGGGCGTCGCTCACCTGGCCGGCCATGTACGCCTCGATCCAGGCGCGGATGGCGCCTGCGGGATGCTCCTCGCCCCGCTTCTTCGCCTCGATGAAGTCGACGGGCCGGCTCACCGGGAACCACCCCCGCGGCCGGGGCGGGTGGCCTCCGGGTCGGATCGGGCGTCCCGGAGCCCGGGCGGTGCCAGCCGGAAGGTGCGGGGGAGCAGCTCTTCCAGTCGCAGGAGGAGAGGGGTGCCGTCGGCCCGTTCCAGGATGACGGGCAGGTCCGGGTCGGCGAACTCCGCCAGCGTCTGCCGGCAACCGCCGCAAGGCAGGCATTCCGGGCTGTCGGGGCTGACCACGGCCAGCGCCCGGATCCGCCGGGCGCCTGCGGCCACCGCCGCCGCCACCGCAGCCTGTTCGGCACAGGTGGTCAGCCGGTAGGAGGCGACCTCCACGTTGCATCCGCTGAAGAGGCGCCCCTCCTGATCGAGCAGCGCCGCCCCGACGCGGAAACGCGAGTACGGCGCCCAGGCGTGGAGGGCCACCTGGTGCGCCGCCTTCAGCAGTCGTTCCATCTCCTCGGGAGCCGGTCGCGGAGCAGGCGACGGCCCCCGGTCGGGGGTGCCAGCCTGCGAACCTGCGGACGCCATCTCGCGCTCACCTCCGGCCACCCGCCAGCCGGCGGGCGGCGGGCGCCGGGCCTTATGTTACACCGTCGGACGCCTCAGCTGGGCACGCGGTCGCGGCTGGACGGGCTGGGGGGTGAGGGGGGATCCGACCTGGCCGGGGCGGCCGCCGGCGGCGCCGGCGTCTCGAGGCGGTGGTGGACGCGGTCGACGATGGTCAGCACCGCCAGGGCATACCCGCTGGGGGCGGCCCAGGTGGAGCCGGCGTTGTAGGCGGTCAGCGCCAGGGCCACGTCGCCGCCGTTCTGCCGGATCAGCCGCGCCAGGTAGGCCGTCCCGTAGCGGACGTTGGTGACGGGGTCGAACAGGGCGGAGAGCTGCAGCTCGCCCCCGCCCATCAGGTTCCGGTGGATCCAGCGGGCGGTGGAGGGGAGGATCTGCATCAGCCCGATCTCACCGGCGGCGCCGCGCGCCTCCGGGTTGAAGCCGCTTTCGTGGCGGATCACGGCGTAGATCAGCCAGGGGTCGAGCTGGTGGCGCCGCCCCTCGCGCACGATCGTCTCGGCCACCAGCGAGACCTCTCCCGGGCCCATGGAGGTGCCGCCCGCCCGGATCGCCGCCGCCAGCTGGGAGGCCAGCCCCTCGCCGTCCTCCACCACCGGTCCGCGCCCGTTCGGGCTTTCCCCCGCCGCCGGGCCCGCCGGCTTCGCCGCCTCCCCCGGGGCCGCAGGCGCCCCGGGCGGCGGAGAGCCGAGAAGGGACGGTGCGGGCCGGGGACGTAAGTGGGGATCCTCCTCCCCGCTCACCCCGCCCAAGGTGAGGCCGGCTCCGGCGGCAGGGTCGTTCGCCGCAGCCGGAGCCGCCCTCACCTCCCGGGCTGCAGGAGCCGGTGCGACCGCGCGCGCCAGGGCTGCGCCCCCGGCCGCCGAGAGGCCCACCGTGACGACCACCCATCCAGCCACCAGACGCCGCCGTGCGGACACAAGGATAGCCTCCTTCCTCCACATCTCCGGGACGTTCAGTCCCCTGCGGCACGGGGCGAGTATGTGCAGGAAGATCAAAAGTTACTCGCCCGGAGCGAGGAGGTGGATCGTTGGAGGCCTCTCGGACCTACGCTGAGGGAGTTGCAGCAAGCTCGCGGAGCGGAGGAGTGGCAACATGCAAGGACGGCCCGGATCCGGGCCGTCCTTCTCCTGTCTCTACCTTTTTCGACAGCGCAGGGTCGCCCGATCAGGCGCCGGGGACCTGCTCCTTCGCGGGCAGCCGGTTCCCGCAGTGGTAGCAGAAGCGCCATTCCTCGGCCACCGGCGAACCGCACCAGGGGCAGTAGACACGGCTGTCCGAAACAGCCGCCGCCACTTCCGCCGCCTGTCCGCCACGGCGGCCCCGTGCAGCCCCGCGGGCGCCCGTCCGGCCCCGACCCCGGGTGGCCAGCCGCGCCACGCCGCTTCCCGGGCGACCGATCTCCATGCCCAGCCGGCCGCGGTTCCGCGTCTCGATCTGGCCCTTCTCCCGCCACTTGTTGAGCAGGTAATAGAGCTTGCTGCGCTCGACGCCCAAGCTTTCAGCCAGCTCCTGCACCGGGACGGAGAACTTGCCGCCGCCCTCGTCGCATCGCCGCAAGATTTCCTCCAGCAGCTGCTGTTCGTCCATGGATGCTCCCCCTTGCGTGGAACCTTGCGTTTACCCTGCAAAGATATTCGATCCGGGCGCTCGACGCAAAGGGAATCTTTCGAACGGAAGGGGGGAGGGTCGACCGCTTTCATTGGTCATGACGGCGCTCACGACGGTCACCCGGCCAGGCTCTGATAGAGACGCTCGTAGCTTCCCACCACCTGCTCCACACCGAACCCCTCCATCGCCCTCCGGCGCGCCGCGCGACCGATGGCACGGCGGCGTTCCGGGTCCCGGGCCAGGGCCACGATCACGTCGGCCATCCGCTCTTCCTGCTCCGGAGGGAAGAGGAAGCCGGTCTCGCCGTCCACCACCACCTCCGGCAGCCCACCCCGGTTCGAGGCGATCACCACCGCTTCCGCGGCCATCGCCTCCAGCGCCACCAGTCCGAAGCTCTCGGTCTCGGACGGCAGGAGGAGCACGTCGGCCTCCCCCAGGAGCGCGGTCACGTCGTCCTGACGCCCCAGGAAGCGGACCCGCTCCCCCACCCCCAGCGCGTCCACCGCCGCCTCGGCGCTGGCCAGCTCCGGTCCGTCGCCGACCATCAGCAGCCGCGCCGGCACAGAGGCCGCGACTCGGGCGAAGATGCGGACGACCGCCTGCACCCGCTTGACGGGGCGGAAGTTGGAGACGTGGCAGAGCACGAGCTCGCCCGGCGCGGCCCACTCCTTCACCAGCTGGCGCCGCGGCCGGCGGCGGTAGACCTCGGCGTCGACGAAGTTGGGGATGACCTGGGGTCTGGGCACGCCCAGCTGGCGGACCGTCTCGTCCGCCAGCCAGCGGGAGACGGCGGTGACCGCGTCGCTCTCCCGGATGCTGTGCGCGGTCACCTCCCGGAAGGAAGGGTCCCGTCCGATCAGGCTGATGTCGGTTCCGTGGAGCGTGGTCACCACCGGCGTCCGCAGGGGCCGCAGGATCTCCCGCGCCAGCTCCGCGGCCGCCGCGTGGGGGATCGCGTAGTGGACGTGGAAGAGGTCGATCCGTTGCCGGCGGGCCACGTCCACCAGCTTGTTGGTCAGCGCCAGCTCGTACGGCGGGTAGTCGAAGAGCGGGTAGCGGGGGACCTCGACGCGGTGGAAGCGGATCAGGCGCTCCACCTCCGTCCCGGGGCGACGAAGCCGGAAGGGCAGCTCGTAGCTGATGAAGTGGACCTCGTGACCTCGCCGCGCCAGCGCCAACCCCAGCTCGCTGGCCACCACGCCGCTCCCGCCGTACGCCGGGTAGCCGACCATGGCGATCCGCATCGCTCACGCCGCCTCCATGGCCCGCCGGAGGAGCGGCGCCAGGCGCGGGCGGAGCTCCTCGGGCGCGTACCAGACGATCGCCTGGCGCGGCACGGTGAGGGCGGCCACCGTGGGCGAGAGCTCCTCCAGGGGGACGGGACGTCCCCTCTCGTCCTCCACCCAGATGGGTGGCGAGCCCGCGCCGGCCCCCTGGTACGGCGCGTACCCGGGCCGGCCGGTGCGGTCCAGGTGCAGGTAGAACTCGGGGTCGCAGCCGGCCGCGCGCACCTCGTCGGCGGCAAGGCGATGGGCCTCCGCCACCGCTTCCTCGTCCACCTCCCGGAAGGTCCGGCGGTAGACGGGTTTGAAGAGCCGCCGCTCCAGGAGCCGCCGGCTGAGGTCGGCCAGGATCGGGTCGGGTCCCTCCCGCCAGCGCTTCAGCGCCACCCAGAGCTCCACGTCGTCCAGCTCGAGGTACTCCTCCACCCCCGCCGTGCCGAGAAGGATCGGAGCCAGCGGTGCCTCACGGGGGAGGAGACCCTGCCGGCAGAGAAGGCGGGCGCGGCGGACGACCGCCTGGAAGAGCCGCTCGGCGCCGCGCGTGGTCTTGTGGTGGTAGACCTGCTGGTACATGTAGTAGCGGGCGAAGAATACTCCTCCACGGTCCAGACGCCCTTGTGGAGGACGACCGGATGCTCCTCGTGCACGCCCCCCAGCACGTGGATCAGCTGGCCCACGTCGAAACGACCGGCGCTGGCGCCGGTGTAGAGCGAGTCCCGGACGAGGTAGTCCATGCGGTCCACGTCCAGCTGGCTGGAGATCAGGTGGTGGAGGAGGGGCTCCCGCCTTCCCTCCAGCACCGCCGCGATCCGCTCCGGCAGCTCCCGGTCCAGCGCCTCCAGCCGGCGGTGGATCTCCGTCTCGCCGAGGAGGATCCGCCGTCCCCAGCTCTCGTGGCCGAGGCCGCCGGTCGACTCGGCCTCCAGGGCATGGGAGAGCGGCCCGTGGCCCAGGTCGTGGAGGAGCGCCGCCAGCGAGCCCAGCAGCCGCTGTTCCGGCGTGAGGCCCACCCCCAGCCGGCCCAGCTGGTCGGCCACCTCCCCGAAGAGGAACATGGCCCCCAGCGCGTGTCCGAAGCGCGAGTGCTCCGCCCCGTGAAACGTCAGGAAGCTCATCCCCAGCTGGGCGATCCGGCGGAGGCGCTGCAACTCCGGCGCGTCGACCACCGGCACGATCTCCGCCGGGACGCGGATCAGGCCGTGGACCGGATCCCGCAGCACCTTGTCCCCCCGCATCGCCGTCCCCCCCAGACGACGGACGGCCGGGGCGCCCGCGCGCCCCGGCCGCCGGCTCACCTCGCCGCCCTCGCCCTCAGGCCCGGGCGGGACCCTCGAACCCCCGGACCCTCTCAGGGCAGTGCCTGCCGGATCACGCCCCACCAGTCCGGCGTCTCATAGCCGAACTTCCAGATGGCAGCACCCGCCAACCCGTATTGTCGCACCAGGCCCAGCTTGGCCGCCAGGCCGGCGTTGTCGGTGAACCAGACCTCGTGCCGGACGCCGCTGCTATCGGTGTAGAAGAACTGCGTCTCGCCCAGGTCGGGATGCGGAATGGGCTGGACGCCGTACTTCGCGATCAGGTTGCGCGCGCCTTCAATGTACCAGGCCCTGGTGGGCTGGCCCGGCGCCCAGTCGTCGGCATAGGCCGGGATGCCGAGAAGGATCTTCTGCGCCGGTGCCTGCTGGACGGCCCAGGCGAGCCCCTGCTGCATCCACGGAAGCGAGCCGACGGGTCCGGGAGCGCTGCCGGGGTAATGCTGGTCGTAGGTCATGATGATCAGGTAGTCGGCTACCTTGCCCAGCGCAGCATAGTCGAAGTCGTGACCCCAGCTGTTGGCGCTGGCTGCGTCGCGCCAGGGCAGATCGATCGTCAGGAGCAGGTTCTGGGCGTGCAGCCGCTGGGCCAGCGTCGTCGCGAACTGGGTGAAGAGATCCCGGTCGGCGTTCTGCAGGTACTCGAAGTCGATGTTGACGCCGCTGTAGCCGCGGCTGGCGACGGTCAGGATGTTCTGGATCAGCCGCTGCTGTGCGGCCGGGTCGGCCAACACCCGGTGGATGCCGGGACCGCCGAACAGGCTCACCCGGAAGAACAACGGCTTCTGGTGGTCGCGCGCCCACTGGAAGAGCGCCGGGCTGTCGCTGCCCACGAGCGTGCCGGCTCCACCCGCCGAAGTATCCACCGTGTATCCCATGGTGATCACCCAGTTGATCCGGTCGGCACCCGCGTCGAGCGAGTCCAGATCGCCGGAGGACGCCCAGCCGGTCAGGATCGTTCCCGGTGTGGGCGCCGGTTTGGGCGGCGGCTGGACGCCCAGGAGCTGGAAGCGTACGTCCATGAAGCGGACCAGCATCGTGACCGTCTCCGCCCGGGTGGTGGCGTCGAAGGGCGCGTAGAGCGCCAGCTGGCCCGGCGCCGAGGGCCTGCCGGTGATGATGTTCTTCTTCACCGCGGCGCTGGCCTCGTTCGCCCAGGCGGGGATGGCGTCGTGATCCTGAAACTCCCAGAAGTACCGCGGCTCCGGCGTGACGCCCAGCTTCTCGAGGGCCCGGCCGAAGATGACGCCCATCTCGGCGCGGTTGAGCGCCCGGTTCGGCAGGAAGTACCCGCCCGGATAGCCCTTGAGGACGCCCGCCTGGACCGCCGCGGCGACCAGTCCCCGATCCTCGGCGGGAATGCTGCTCCAGTCGACGAAGGGCGCCTTCTGCGGCGTCACCGGTTGGAGTTCCAGGGCCCGTGCCATCCAGACGGCGAAGGCCTCGCGCGTGGTCGCCGCGTCCGGACGGAACTTGCCGTCCTCCGGGACGGTGAGCACGCCGGCCGACTGGGCGGCCAGGATGTAAGCCTCGGCCCAGTGCCCCCCGATGTCGGTGAAGCTCTGGGGCGACTGGGCCGAGGCGAAACCTGCCGGCGCGCCGGCCGCGAGCAGGACGGCCAGGAGCAGAACCGCCAGGGTCCGGAAGAGACCCGGTCGGTAGAGACGAACGGTCAAACGGACGACCTCCCCGGGGCCTCAGGCTCCGAAGGAGGTCCCCCTTCCTCCGGACGCCTGGTGCGGAATGTGACAGTAAGGGAGAGTTGCCTCCACGGGCGAGGCTACCATGGCTGGAAGAGCCGCCTCAATCGGAGCGCGCGAAGCGTAACCAACTTGTAATCCCTTTCGCGATCTGTCAGGAAGGTTGCGGAAGGTTTCTGAACCGTTGCCTGGGATGGACGTTCTTCGCACCGGCGGGGGACGGCTACGTGGCCATGCCACTTCTTACCCGTTTCTCAGGTTCCCCTTGGCCGGCCGTGAGAGCCGCCGGGTACCTTTGCCCCCGAGGCTGGACCCGTGGGAGGAAAGGGTCCGGCGGGAGGCGTGAGGCGATGGCACGAGTGGGACGGACGCTGGCCGTACTGGGGGCCGTGGGCGCCTTCGTCGCCGGGGGGGCCGCCGCGCTGCGAGACGCCCCGGGGGTGGTCCAGGCCGCTCCCGGCACCGCTTCCTCGGGCATGTCGACGGCGCAGCTGAAGGCGCTCCAGGAGAGCCTGAGCCGGCAGGTGGCGGCCCAGGAGCAGACGCTCTCCTCGCTCAACGACCGGGAGCGGCAGCTGGAGCAGGCGCTGGCCGCGGCCCAGCAGCAGCTCCGGCAGGAGCAGGCGCTCCTCGCCCGGGCGCGCCAGGCCCGGCTCCAGGCCCAGCAGGCCGCGCAGGCGGCGCCGCGCGTGGACACGACGACCGGCGCCTCTTCCAGCCGCGGCGACGAGGGAGAGCGCGAGCACGACGGCATCTCCTCCTTCTTCGGGTCCGGGGAGGAAGAGGGCTCCGAGGGGTGGGGAGAATGAGCCGCCGGGCGCGGCACGCGGCGCAGCCCGGCCCGGTGACGCGGCTCGAGCTGCGCCGGAGGCGGATGGCCCGCTGGACGGCCGGATGGCTGGCGGGCGCGCTGGCGCTCTTCGGCGGAACGGTGGCCTGGGCGGCGGGCCATCCGCCGCGCCCGGCCCATCCCACCGCCGCCAGCCGCCGGGCGTCCCAGGCGGACCTTCCTCCCGAGCTCCGCCAGCTCCTCCAGCGCTCGCAGGAGCTGGACCAGCGGCTCCGCACGGCCGAGGTGCAGCTGACCGCGCTGGACCGCCGGGCCCGCGCCGCCGCGGGGCAGGCGGCCGCGCTGCCCCCGCCCCCTCCGGCGCCGAGCCTTCCGTCCATGCCGCAGGTGCAGACGACCACGGGCGCCAGTTGACCGGGCCGAGGAAGCGATCCTCATGGGCGAGTGGCACGGCCGCGCCATGGCGACCGAGATCGAGATCCGCACCGTCGAGCCGCCGGGGGCCCCTGCGGGGGTGGAACGCCTGGACGAGGCGGCGCGCCGGGCGCTGGCCCGGTTCGCCGAGGTGGAACGGGTCTGCACCCGCTTCCAGCCCGACTCGCCGCTGATGCGGTTCAACCGGGGCGGCGACGGCTGGCAGGAGGTCGACCCGCTCCTCTACCGGGTGGTCGCCCTGGCGGCGCGGGCCCGGCGACGGACCGGCGGCCGCTTCGACCCGCGCGTGCTGGAGGCGCTGGTCAGGATCGGCTACGACCGGACGCTGCCGGTCGGGCGGGGAACCCTTCGCCTCCCCGCTCCCCAGGGCCGGGCACGGCCGCTGCGAGACTCCGGCTGGCTCCAGCGCCGGCCGCGACGGCGCGCGCTCCGGCTGCGGGGGGCGCCGCTCGACCTGGGCGGGATCGGCAAGGGCTACGCGGTCCGGTTGGCCGCGCGGGAGATGGCGCCCGTCTCGGGCAACTTCCTGGTCAACGCCGGGGGCGATCTCGTCTGCCGGGGCCCCGGACCGGAAGGGGACGGGTGGCGCGTGGGGGTGGAGGATCCGCGCGGGGGCGCGGCCCCGGTGGCGGTGCTGGCGGTCCGGGACCGGGCGGTCTGCACCTCCTCCGTCCGCCGCCGGCGCTGGCTGGCCGGTGACCGGCCGGTCCACCACCTGATCGACCCGCGGACCGGCGAGCCGGCCGCCTCCGGGCTCCTGGCGGTGACGGTGGTGGGCGCGGATCCGGCCTGGTGCGAGGTCTGGTCCAAGGCGCTCTTCGTGGAGGGGGCGACGGGGGTGCGGGAGCTGGCGGAGCGCGAGCGACTGGCCGCCCTCTGGGTGACGGAGGAAGAGGAGCTGGGCTGGAGCAGCCGGATGGCGCCCTTCCTCATCTGGAGGGCCGCGGCATGAGCGCGGGACGGCAGGGCGCGGTGGAGGCCGAGCGGAACGAGGGCGGCCTCTCGATCCCGGGGTTCTTCCTCGCGCTGGGCGCGGGCTGGCTGGCCGGCTACCTGCTCGGGACGCTGGCCGCGCCCTTTTTCGGCAGCCGGACCTTTCCCTGGGTGGTGGCGCGGGCAGCCGGGATGAGCGCCTATGTGCTGCTGGAGCTGGCCGTCCTCGCCGGCCTCGCGCTCTCCCACCCGTGGCGCTGGGGCCGGCGGCGCCCGTCGCCCGACTTCCTGTACCGGACGCACTCGGTCCTCTCGCTGGCAGCGCTGGCGCTGGTGGCCACCCACGCCGTCGCCCTGGCGCTGGACCCCTTCGTCCAGGTGGGCTGGCGCGGTGCGCTCCTGCCCGGGGGCGCGGTCTACCGGACGGGTCCGGTGGCGGCCGGCGTCCTGGGCGCCTACCTGGCGCTCCTGGGCGCGGTGAGCGCCGGGCTCGGCCCGGCCATGGCCCGCCGCTGGGGCCCACACCTGGGACGGCGGCTCTGGCTCCCGCTCCACCGCGTGGTGCTCCTGGCCTGGGTGCTGGCCTGGTTCCACGGCGTCCTGGCAGGAAGCGACACCCCCGCGCTCCGCGCCTTCTACGCGGTCAGCGGCGGGCTGGTCGTCCTCCTGGCCGCCACCCGCTACCTGGCCCGCCGGCCGCAGGCGGCGGCCAGCTCGCCCCAGACGGCCAGCTGGACGGCGGAGGGGACCGTGCTCCGGGCGGATGGGTTGGGCAGGCAGGCGACGGGCAGGGGACCCCGGGAGAGCTCCAGCTGACCCGCGTCGGCCGACCAGTCCAGGGGAGCCGAGCGGGGAAGGCCCAGCACCGCGCGGGCCACGTCCTTGCCGAGGCAGGCCAGGCGTCGCGGCCGCCAGCGCTCCGCCTCCGCGCGGAGGCGGCGGCCGCCCTCGACCATCTCCGGCCAGCCCAGGTCGGCCGACCCGGGCGTCACCCGGTCGACCAGGTTGACGATGCCGATGCCGTAGCGGGGGAGCTCCCGGTCCTGTTCGGGCGCCAGCTCCACCGGCGTCCAGCCCGAGCGGGCCAGCATGCGCCAGAAACGGTTGCCCGGGCCGGCGAA contains:
- the fusA gene encoding elongation factor G, translated to MTRSVPCNLALVGHSGSGKTTLAESVLALAGAVGRRGRVEDGNATLDFEPEEVQRKISLFTGFATLRWHDQPLTLLDAPGYFDFAAESLAALRGADAAALVVDASAGPQVGGVQAWDRAGEAGLARFVLVNKMDRERAHFDGALEPLRSLAGSRLVPLTLPVGAESGFRGVLDVLSGQAWGRAGGRRVEIEAPPELLEQAAGYRQQLFELAAEQDEAMLERYLEAGELSPEELERGLVAAVRAGDLVPAFALSATSDLGVEEALEQILRLAPEPAARSRALAVSGPGGATAELSGDPGAPLCAQVIKTQTDPYVGRLSVLRIFQGTLRADSQVWNVNREAAERVAQIFVLKGKEQQAVASATAGSIVALAKLAVTQTGDTLTTPEARLQVPPLPVPEPVYTMAVQPKARGDEDKVSAGLARLLEEDPSLRVERNHETHQVLVSGMGDVHLEVLRDRLRRKFQVEVELVEPRVAFRETIRKHARAEGKHKKQTGGHGQYGHVFLQIDPLPEAEFDFVDKIFGGAVPRQYIPAVEKGVRETMAEGVLAGYPVTHVRVTLDDGSYHPVDSSEMAFKIAASLAFKKAFHEADPVLLEPVDEVTVVVPEEYLGDVLGDLNRRRGRVLGMERDGEHQVVRAEVPETEMLRYAVDLRSMTRGWGRFRQRFVRYEEMPSHIAQQVIERSRQLSGVAAE
- a CDS encoding Lrp/AsnC family transcriptional regulator; translated protein: MVELDRTEREMILFLQEDGRMSFVDLAKRIGVTEGTIRRKFQRLVQEGIIHIAAVSDPFQIGFRTPALIGINVETHRHEDVVKALCAMPRVRYVAAATGDFDILVEAYFASNEELSRFLIEDLAAIDGIVDTATSLELRIFKQSFTWGIAGYRPERALAEKT
- a CDS encoding thymidine phosphorylase, whose translation is MSRPVDFIEAKKRGEEHPAGAIRAWIEAYMAGQVSDAQMAAWMMAVLWRGMSPAETAALTQAMAATGERLDLGSLPGPHVDKHSTGGVGDKVTLVAIPLLAALGLPVVKLSGHGLGHTGGTLDKLESIPGFRTRLEAEEALAQARRIGLVVAGHSARLAPADARMYALRDVTATVDSIPLITASILSKKLAGGADAVVIDVKVGSGAFMSREEEALRLARSLVATGRELGLTVHGVLTQMEQPLGRTVGNALEVREAVEALAGRAEPDLRACTEALAAEALLLSGRAPDQEAALAQVRQTWSRGAGLERLARMVEAQGGDPRVVEEPERLPLAPVEAELAAPASGWLERLDARRVGEAVMSLGAGRRREGDPVDHGVGAVVLAKVGQRVEKGQPLVRFLARDEEAARDAVRHVAAGVRVAEEPVPPLRPVLGIVRNPEDG
- a CDS encoding cytidine deaminase translates to MERLLKAAHQVALHAWAPYSRFRVGAALLDQEGRLFSGCNVEVASYRLTTCAEQAAVAAAVAAGARRIRALAVVSPDSPECLPCGGCRQTLAEFADPDLPVILERADGTPLLLRLEELLPRTFRLAPPGLRDARSDPEATRPGRGGGSR
- a CDS encoding lytic transglycosylase domain-containing protein; translation: MEDGEGLASQLAAAIRAGGTSMGPGEVSLVAETIVREGRRHQLDPWLIYAVIRHESGFNPEARGAAGEIGLMQILPSTARWIHRNLMGGGELQLSALFDPVTNVRYGTAYLARLIRQNGGDVALALTAYNAGSTWAAPSGYALAVLTIVDRVHHRLETPAPPAAAPARSDPPSPPSPSSRDRVPS
- a CDS encoding zinc ribbon domain-containing protein, with the translated sequence MDEQQLLEEILRRCDEGGGKFSVPVQELAESLGVERSKLYYLLNKWREKGQIETRNRGRLGMEIGRPGSGVARLATRGRGRTGARGAARGRRGGQAAEVAAAVSDSRVYCPWCGSPVAEEWRFCYHCGNRLPAKEQVPGA
- the bshA gene encoding N-acetyl-alpha-D-glucosaminyl L-malate synthase BshA; translation: MRIAMVGYPAYGGSGVVASELGLALARRGHEVHFISYELPFRLRRPGTEVERLIRFHRVEVPRYPLFDYPPYELALTNKLVDVARRQRIDLFHVHYAIPHAAAAELAREILRPLRTPVVTTLHGTDISLIGRDPSFREVTAHSIRESDAVTAVSRWLADETVRQLGVPRPQVIPNFVDAEVYRRRPRRQLVKEWAAPGELVLCHVSNFRPVKRVQAVVRIFARVAASVPARLLMVGDGPELASAEAAVDALGVGERVRFLGRQDDVTALLGEADVLLLPSETESFGLVALEAMAAEAVVIASNRGGLPEVVVDGETGFLFPPEQEERMADVIVALARDPERRRAIGRAARRRAMEGFGVEQVVGSYERLYQSLAG